The following are from one region of the Stigmatella ashevillena genome:
- a CDS encoding SCO family protein → MSANTPALAPSPQRLSRHPAFWAAFTVMVMGMGVLALGLLSSSSEALPKLGTLPDFTFTRENGTPWGLSQLHGRPFVANFIFTRCPTICPAFTRRMAHVQKQTDAAGPALQLVSFSVDPTYDTPERLAEYAQKHGANPARWSFLTGDYARLKDTVVQGFRISMGRESMDEADVMGIFHGNHFVLVDATGEIRGYYDSSDDEAFARLLKDVDRLGTP, encoded by the coding sequence ATGTCCGCGAACACCCCCGCCCTCGCCCCGTCCCCTCAGCGCCTCTCCCGCCACCCGGCTTTCTGGGCCGCCTTCACCGTGATGGTGATGGGCATGGGGGTTCTGGCCCTGGGACTGCTGAGCAGTTCCTCCGAGGCCCTGCCCAAGCTGGGCACCCTGCCGGACTTCACCTTCACCCGTGAGAACGGCACCCCTTGGGGACTCTCGCAACTGCACGGCCGCCCCTTCGTCGCCAACTTCATCTTCACCCGCTGCCCCACCATCTGCCCCGCCTTCACTCGCCGCATGGCGCACGTGCAGAAGCAGACCGACGCGGCCGGGCCCGCGCTCCAGCTCGTCTCCTTCTCGGTGGACCCCACCTATGACACCCCCGAGCGCCTCGCCGAGTACGCCCAAAAGCATGGCGCCAACCCCGCGCGCTGGAGCTTCCTCACCGGCGACTATGCCCGCCTGAAGGACACCGTCGTCCAGGGCTTCCGGATCTCCATGGGCCGCGAGTCCATGGACGAGGCCGACGTCATGGGCATCTTCCACGGCAACCACTTCGTCCTCGTGGATGCCACCGGAGAGATCCGCGGCTACTACGACAGCAGTGACGACGAGGCTTTCGCCCGGTTGCTGAAGGACGTGGATCGCCTCGGGACGCCCTGA
- a CDS encoding cytochrome c oxidase subunit II, which produces MGGLEGGARYSSGGVVTGQAHTLALPENASAHGHRIDALLASSHFLEAVLAAVMLGWLVLAVWRFRNAPPTAVDGGTRRSRRWVMALALAAVGVVDGTLFVRSLGYLDEVLWNFGPPMKHPDTVRLELNAHQWAWEARYAGEDGHFGTADDVVTWNDVRVPVGVPVWVQLASTDVVHGFSLPNFRVKLDAVPGRVNQTWFQAAREGVWEVACYQHCGTSHYKMRGELTVMTPEAYAAWLREASRQAVQAYDAADAAAHWGWEWRAAP; this is translated from the coding sequence GTGGGTGGCCTGGAGGGCGGCGCGAGGTACTCCAGCGGGGGAGTCGTGACGGGGCAGGCGCACACGCTGGCGCTGCCCGAGAACGCGAGCGCCCATGGCCACCGCATCGACGCCTTGCTGGCCTCGAGCCACTTCCTGGAAGCGGTGCTGGCGGCGGTGATGCTGGGCTGGCTGGTGCTGGCGGTGTGGCGCTTCCGGAACGCGCCGCCCACGGCGGTGGACGGAGGGACGCGGCGCAGCCGGCGGTGGGTGATGGCGCTGGCGCTGGCGGCGGTGGGGGTGGTGGATGGCACCCTGTTCGTGCGCTCGCTGGGCTACCTGGACGAGGTGCTGTGGAACTTCGGCCCGCCGATGAAGCACCCGGACACGGTGCGGCTGGAGCTGAACGCGCACCAGTGGGCGTGGGAGGCCCGGTACGCGGGCGAGGACGGCCACTTCGGCACGGCGGACGACGTGGTGACGTGGAACGACGTGCGGGTGCCGGTGGGCGTGCCCGTGTGGGTTCAGCTGGCCTCGACGGACGTGGTGCACGGCTTCTCGCTGCCGAACTTCCGGGTGAAGCTGGACGCGGTGCCAGGGCGGGTGAACCAGACGTGGTTCCAGGCGGCGCGCGAGGGGGTGTGGGAGGTGGCGTGCTACCAGCACTGCGGCACGAGCCACTACAAGATGCGAGGTGAGCTGACGGTGATGACGCCCGAGGCCTACGCGGCGTGGCTGCGCGAGGCGAGCCGCCAAGCGGTGCAGGCGTACGACGCAGCGGACGCGGCGGCGCACTGGGGGTGGGAGTGGAGGGCCGCGCCGTGA
- a CDS encoding cytochrome c oxidase subunit I, with amino-acid sequence MTWLPRDHKVVARWFLWAGLGFLAVGGLLAMLIRWQWAYPGRPVPLLGWALPESGGALTPPTYTGVFTMHGLVMVFFAITPLLIGALGTFVVPLAVGARRMAFPRLSAVGFWVFAAGGVLVLASFGVRLGTAGAGWTSYPPLSTHVFTPGVGQTLVMVGVLCAAVSSFLGALNLLVTVVRCRAKGMTWGRLPLTVWGLFYTSVLNLLFLPVLAAATGLLLLDRLAGTRFFLAGAAVVGGGGDPLLYQHLFWMFGHPEVYILILPGWGMVGDLVSFFSRKPAHGYRGTVRAMGAVTALSGLVYAHHLFTSGLSPLLGRTFMALTLVISLPSAVMFLNWLMTLWRGSVRLTAPMLAALGAMAVFGLGGVTGLTLGVVATDIPLHATLWVVGHFHLTMGAASFLATFAGLYFWFPKMFGRMWHEGLAKAHVVASTVLFVCVFGGQLAAGYAGQLRRLYDPYQYTYLKPLLGLNQWTSWAAFALGLAQGLFVVNLVGSLRRGRAAAQNPWNVGTLEWTCAPSPPPEDNYSQAPVVLRGPHALSQPEVTAQLGRDWVGQSEPLPESGPSRTPW; translated from the coding sequence GTGACGTGGCTGCCGAGGGACCACAAGGTGGTGGCGCGGTGGTTTCTCTGGGCGGGGTTGGGCTTCCTGGCGGTGGGCGGGCTCCTGGCGATGCTCATCCGCTGGCAGTGGGCGTACCCGGGGCGGCCGGTGCCGCTGTTGGGCTGGGCATTGCCGGAGTCGGGCGGAGCGCTCACGCCGCCCACGTACACGGGCGTCTTCACGATGCACGGGTTGGTGATGGTGTTCTTCGCGATCACCCCGTTGCTCATCGGCGCGCTGGGGACCTTCGTGGTGCCGCTGGCGGTGGGGGCGAGGCGGATGGCCTTCCCGCGGTTGTCGGCGGTGGGCTTCTGGGTGTTCGCTGCGGGCGGTGTCCTGGTGCTGGCCTCGTTCGGGGTGCGGCTGGGGACGGCGGGAGCGGGGTGGACGTCCTATCCGCCGCTGTCCACGCATGTCTTCACCCCCGGGGTGGGACAGACGCTGGTGATGGTGGGGGTGCTGTGCGCGGCGGTGTCCTCCTTCCTGGGGGCGCTGAACCTCCTGGTGACGGTGGTGCGGTGCCGGGCGAAGGGGATGACGTGGGGACGGCTGCCATTGACGGTGTGGGGACTGTTCTACACGTCGGTGTTGAACCTGCTGTTCCTGCCGGTGCTCGCGGCGGCGACGGGCCTGCTGTTGCTGGACCGGCTAGCGGGAACGCGCTTCTTCCTGGCGGGAGCGGCGGTGGTGGGCGGGGGAGGGGACCCGCTGCTGTACCAGCACTTGTTCTGGATGTTTGGCCACCCCGAGGTCTACATCCTCATCCTGCCGGGCTGGGGGATGGTGGGGGACCTGGTGTCCTTCTTCAGCCGGAAGCCGGCGCACGGGTACCGAGGCACGGTGAGGGCGATGGGCGCGGTGACGGCGCTGTCAGGGCTGGTGTACGCGCACCACCTCTTCACGAGTGGCCTGTCGCCGCTCCTGGGGAGAACCTTCATGGCGCTGACGCTGGTCATCTCGCTGCCCTCGGCGGTGATGTTCCTGAACTGGCTGATGACCTTGTGGCGAGGCAGCGTGCGGTTGACGGCGCCCATGCTGGCGGCGCTCGGGGCGATGGCGGTGTTTGGACTGGGTGGGGTGACCGGGCTGACGCTGGGCGTGGTGGCCACGGACATTCCCTTGCACGCGACGCTGTGGGTGGTGGGGCACTTCCACCTGACGATGGGGGCGGCGAGCTTCCTGGCGACGTTCGCGGGGCTGTACTTCTGGTTTCCAAAGATGTTCGGGCGGATGTGGCACGAGGGGCTGGCGAAGGCCCACGTGGTGGCGAGCACGGTGCTGTTCGTCTGCGTATTCGGCGGGCAGTTGGCGGCGGGGTACGCGGGGCAGTTGCGGCGGCTGTATGACCCGTACCAGTACACCTACCTGAAGCCGCTGCTGGGCCTGAACCAGTGGACGAGCTGGGCGGCGTTCGCCCTGGGGCTCGCGCAAGGACTGTTCGTGGTGAACCTGGTGGGGAGCCTGCGCCGGGGGCGCGCCGCGGCGCAGAACCCGTGGAACGTGGGGACGCTGGAGTGGACCTGTGCGCCGAGCCCGCCGCCCGAGGACAACTATTCCCAGGCGCCGGTGGTCCTCCGGGGGCCGCACGCGCTGTCGCAGCCCGAGGTGACCGCTCAGCTGGGCCGCGACTGGGTGGGCCAGTCCGAGCCGCTGCCGGAGTCAGGCCCATCCAGGACGCCCTGGTGA
- a CDS encoding transglycosylase SLT domain-containing protein yields MAISPLSNHSQAFRPTQNDAAFSPSAVSSPSLQSGGCVSKSNANPMGDLLKDSFGGGQEKGAQLGQLLEGVKELLSAVQQLTELLQSPEIGGESPVGGAAAAGAPSAAGAPSAAGAPSAAGAGGAGGAGGAGGAAAAGNAPEGQVGDWIKQAQEILSAAGVPADKMNAQDIATIIQHESSGNPNAINEWDDNAKNGTPSIGLMQTIQPTFDANKLPGHDDIRNPVDNIIAAVRYAVDRYGSVSNVPGIQGLNGGGGYVGY; encoded by the coding sequence GTGGCCATCTCCCCCCTGTCCAACCACTCCCAGGCCTTCCGTCCCACCCAGAATGACGCCGCGTTCTCCCCGAGCGCTGTGTCGTCGCCCTCCCTCCAGAGCGGCGGGTGCGTCTCCAAGTCGAACGCCAACCCCATGGGAGATCTGCTGAAGGACAGCTTTGGGGGCGGCCAGGAGAAGGGGGCCCAGCTGGGTCAACTCCTCGAGGGCGTCAAGGAGCTCCTGTCGGCGGTGCAGCAGCTGACGGAGCTGCTCCAGTCCCCCGAGATCGGTGGCGAGTCACCCGTGGGCGGCGCGGCGGCGGCCGGAGCCCCGAGCGCGGCGGGTGCCCCGAGTGCGGCGGGTGCACCCAGCGCTGCGGGCGCGGGCGGAGCGGGAGGCGCCGGTGGGGCCGGGGGCGCTGCCGCCGCGGGCAATGCGCCCGAGGGTCAGGTGGGCGATTGGATCAAGCAGGCGCAGGAGATCCTGAGCGCGGCGGGCGTGCCGGCCGACAAGATGAACGCCCAGGACATCGCGACCATCATCCAGCACGAGTCCAGCGGCAACCCCAACGCCATCAACGAGTGGGACGACAACGCCAAGAATGGCACCCCGTCCATCGGCCTGATGCAGACCATCCAGCCGACGTTCGACGCGAACAAGCTGCCGGGCCATGACGACATCCGGAACCCCGTGGACAACATCATCGCCGCGGTGCGCTACGCGGTGGACCGCTACGGCTCGGTGTCCAACGTGCCCGGCATCCAGGGGCTCAACGGCGGTGGCGGCTACGTCGGTTACTGA
- a CDS encoding Lcl domain-containing protein yields the protein MSQRPGRPQVLRGVLFSGRERQVGPLFPRHTRPRLKGKALPTGPRRLCFTAVLLLSLAACTAQSPEGSVQFAASIPQALSASDVTRVQVTVSASGMDSLSVELAQSNGSWGGLIGNIPAGPDRSFAAQAFDASGTLRFQGQTSGVTLSANQTTAVALMLQEVSSPPPYTNEAPLIDSLVASSTSVLTGGSLTLTATAHDPNPGDTLTLAWTASSGTFSDFTSATPSWTAPASAGIQTLTLTVTDSQGAAVSISLAINVISGASTGNAALNISFNLWPVVSKVSASLNRLDAGQTTVVSALASDADGDGLSYQWAASCPGTWTNATSRDASFVPSSVPAGACNNCRLTVTVQDGRGGQTEGSLSLCVTTPSAERFPPLFTHFYQSALSTTPGQTVAFEVTALDPQASALTFAWTANVGSLATAQDTASTSRVVWTAPSAVEADITPTLTAVVTNAHGLSASTSFSVSGLPTTYPSGTLTSGGLTWLKPRAVPSTWVDAQAYCANMAIAGQTSWRLPTAQELLALGIEKGAPFFAEQGWPLDWLWTLNPILSGHVVVHMSPPRESWGNMAITSQFFVTCVRGTGEFPATFSHAGMTWTRADAVERTYAMAEAYCANTAISGQMGWRLPSESELGALHTAKGSNFLARAGWTLEWVWTSTPHASGHKVMRDGGTLSWGDGTSLLPMTCVYPGVLLASSPAH from the coding sequence ATGTCGCAACGCCCCGGGCGCCCTCAGGTGCTCCGGGGCGTTCTCTTTTCTGGCCGTGAGCGGCAGGTGGGCCCACTCTTTCCGCGCCACACCCGTCCTCGTCTGAAAGGCAAAGCCTTGCCCACCGGCCCTCGTCGTCTTTGTTTCACCGCGGTGCTGCTGCTCTCCCTCGCGGCCTGCACTGCTCAGTCGCCAGAAGGCTCCGTCCAATTCGCTGCCTCCATTCCGCAGGCCCTGTCCGCAAGCGACGTCACCCGCGTCCAGGTGACTGTCTCTGCTTCCGGTATGGACTCCCTCTCCGTCGAATTGGCTCAATCCAACGGCTCTTGGGGAGGCCTCATCGGCAACATCCCCGCGGGCCCGGACCGCTCTTTTGCCGCCCAGGCCTTCGACGCCTCGGGCACCCTGCGCTTTCAGGGGCAGACGTCTGGCGTCACCCTTTCCGCCAACCAGACCACCGCCGTCGCCCTCATGCTCCAGGAGGTTTCATCGCCGCCTCCTTACACCAATGAGGCGCCGCTCATTGACTCCCTCGTCGCCTCCTCCACATCGGTCCTGACCGGCGGCTCGCTCACCCTGACCGCCACGGCGCATGATCCCAACCCCGGCGACACCCTCACCCTGGCGTGGACGGCCTCCAGCGGCACCTTCTCCGATTTCACCTCGGCCACTCCCTCGTGGACGGCGCCTGCCTCCGCGGGCATCCAGACCCTCACCCTCACCGTGACGGACTCTCAAGGGGCGGCTGTCTCCATCTCCTTGGCCATCAACGTCATCTCGGGAGCCTCCACCGGCAACGCCGCCCTCAACATCTCCTTCAACCTCTGGCCCGTTGTCTCGAAGGTGTCGGCTTCGCTCAATCGCCTCGACGCCGGACAGACCACCGTTGTTTCCGCCCTGGCCTCCGATGCGGATGGCGATGGCCTGTCCTACCAGTGGGCCGCCTCCTGCCCGGGCACCTGGACGAATGCGACTTCCCGCGATGCCTCCTTCGTCCCGTCCTCGGTGCCGGCGGGTGCGTGTAACAACTGCCGTCTCACCGTCACCGTCCAGGACGGCCGGGGTGGGCAGACAGAGGGCTCGCTCTCCCTGTGCGTCACCACCCCCTCCGCCGAGCGGTTCCCACCCCTGTTCACCCATTTCTATCAGTCAGCCCTCTCCACCACTCCGGGCCAAACGGTGGCCTTCGAGGTCACCGCCCTGGACCCCCAGGCCAGCGCCCTGACGTTTGCGTGGACGGCCAATGTCGGCTCGCTGGCCACGGCGCAGGACACCGCGAGCACGAGCCGCGTCGTGTGGACGGCCCCGTCCGCGGTTGAGGCGGATATCACCCCCACCCTCACCGCGGTGGTGACCAATGCCCATGGCCTCTCGGCCTCGACGTCGTTCTCGGTCTCCGGGCTGCCCACCACCTATCCCTCCGGCACCCTCACGAGTGGGGGATTGACGTGGCTCAAACCGAGGGCGGTTCCATCGACCTGGGTGGATGCCCAGGCGTATTGCGCGAACATGGCCATTGCCGGCCAAACCAGTTGGCGGCTGCCCACGGCGCAGGAACTGCTGGCGCTGGGGATCGAAAAAGGTGCTCCTTTCTTCGCGGAGCAGGGCTGGCCGCTCGACTGGCTCTGGACCCTGAATCCGATCCTGAGTGGGCATGTCGTGGTGCACATGTCTCCCCCCCGCGAGAGCTGGGGCAATATGGCGATTACCAGCCAGTTCTTCGTGACGTGTGTCCGAGGGACCGGCGAGTTTCCAGCCACCTTCTCGCATGCAGGGATGACCTGGACGCGGGCCGATGCGGTCGAGCGAACGTATGCGATGGCGGAAGCGTACTGCGCGAACACCGCGATCTCTGGCCAGATGGGTTGGCGGCTGCCGTCCGAATCGGAGTTGGGGGCTTTGCACACCGCGAAGGGCAGCAATTTTCTGGCGAGAGCGGGCTGGACGCTCGAGTGGGTTTGGACATCGACGCCGCATGCCTCGGGACACAAGGTGATGCGTGACGGCGGCACCTTGAGTTGGGGGGATGGGACCTCCTTGCTCCCGATGACCTGCGTGTACCCAGGGGTCCTGCTGGCCTCAAGCCCAGCCCATTAG
- a CDS encoding M12 family metallopeptidase produces the protein MTFSIKKHWLMHGVSLTILGTLGCAPPEEDSRVLTADTAQWEWASVPANAPMGTGFLRIGKRLQPQPVNYAIVDGEAFLEGDIRLGSVDAVENESQRLRDSLLNDVSAQSIAISDLRYRWPNAVVPFTIDAALPNQARVTAAIRHWEANTPVRFVQRLAEHSASFPDYVTFQRGSGCSSHVGRKGNQQFVTLADGCSTGNTIHEIGHAIGLWHEQSREDRNRFVRIRLENVQAGHEHNFGQHISDGDDLFGYDFGSIMHYDAFAFSANGQPTIETLGGQVIGQRTGLSFSDIQAATLLYPTMSVYNMTPGFVLLQHETRRRLGLWAVNGTSLIYAAEEPITPEPNWRAVAVGDLNADGNTDIVLQNELTGRIGLWVTNGRMLAGGTEVNSTPGPGWWVAGVGDFNADHRADILLQHETTRALAVWMLNGTNVFSGPLVPITPGPGWRAVAASDLNRDGHADILLQHDTTRTIGVWLMNGVNVAVGTEITSVPGAGWKLTGAEDFNADGRPDLLMQNVTTRTLAVWLLNGRNVVGGGDLNVTPAPGWWAVSRH, from the coding sequence ATGACTTTCAGCATCAAGAAGCACTGGCTCATGCATGGTGTTTCGCTCACCATATTGGGCACTCTGGGCTGCGCACCACCAGAAGAGGATTCCCGTGTACTTACAGCCGATACAGCTCAATGGGAGTGGGCTTCGGTCCCAGCGAACGCGCCAATGGGCACGGGGTTCCTTCGCATCGGAAAGCGGCTGCAGCCACAGCCAGTGAATTATGCCATCGTCGATGGCGAGGCCTTCCTCGAGGGCGACATCCGCCTCGGAAGCGTGGATGCTGTGGAGAATGAATCTCAGCGGCTGCGGGATTCCCTCTTGAATGACGTGTCTGCGCAAAGCATTGCAATATCCGACCTGAGATACCGCTGGCCAAACGCTGTCGTCCCGTTCACCATTGACGCGGCCCTTCCTAATCAGGCCCGCGTGACAGCAGCCATCCGGCATTGGGAGGCAAATACCCCCGTGCGGTTCGTCCAGCGGCTGGCCGAGCATTCGGCCTCCTTCCCAGACTACGTCACCTTCCAGCGTGGCAGTGGGTGTAGTTCCCATGTCGGCCGAAAAGGAAATCAGCAGTTCGTGACACTGGCGGATGGCTGCAGCACCGGCAACACCATCCATGAAATTGGCCACGCCATCGGCCTTTGGCACGAGCAAAGCCGTGAAGACCGCAACAGATTCGTGCGCATCCGCTTGGAAAACGTCCAAGCAGGCCACGAGCACAACTTCGGTCAGCACATCTCCGATGGAGACGATCTGTTCGGATATGACTTTGGCTCCATCATGCATTACGATGCCTTCGCGTTCTCGGCAAACGGGCAACCCACCATTGAAACCCTCGGTGGCCAAGTCATTGGGCAGCGTACAGGCCTGAGTTTCTCAGACATCCAGGCAGCGACACTCCTCTATCCAACAATGTCTGTATACAACATGACGCCGGGCTTCGTCCTGCTACAGCACGAGACGCGTCGACGTCTGGGCCTGTGGGCAGTCAACGGGACCTCCTTGATATATGCTGCAGAAGAACCGATCACACCCGAGCCGAATTGGCGAGCCGTGGCGGTGGGCGACCTCAACGCAGATGGAAATACTGATATCGTTCTCCAGAACGAGTTGACCGGCCGCATCGGACTGTGGGTGACGAATGGAAGAATGTTGGCAGGAGGCACCGAGGTCAACTCTACACCCGGTCCCGGCTGGTGGGTCGCGGGGGTAGGTGACTTCAACGCGGATCACCGCGCGGACATTCTCTTGCAGCATGAAACAACACGGGCACTGGCAGTGTGGATGTTGAATGGGACCAACGTGTTTTCAGGACCCCTGGTGCCTATCACGCCTGGGCCGGGCTGGCGGGCCGTGGCCGCAAGCGACCTCAACCGCGATGGGCACGCAGACATCTTGCTTCAGCACGACACGACAAGGACCATTGGCGTGTGGCTGATGAACGGAGTGAACGTGGCAGTCGGCACCGAGATTACCTCGGTGCCAGGAGCAGGGTGGAAGCTTACAGGGGCGGAGGACTTCAACGCCGATGGTCGCCCAGACCTCCTGATGCAGAATGTGACGACACGAACCTTGGCGGTCTGGTTACTGAATGGAAGGAACGTCGTGGGCGGTGGAGATCTGAACGTGACGCCAGCCCCTGGTTGGTGGGCCGTTTCCCGCCACTAA
- a CDS encoding serine/threonine-protein kinase: MDELIPEALPDGTVLGPWKVDGRAGYGTYGAVYRAHRTGRLFPPPVALKVARYPDDSRFDREAELLSRIQHPGVPRLLGRGVWKGGPNGDRHPYVVMQWVEGIRLYDWGKERSFTSRQVLRVLAQAARALEATHAVQGLHRDMKGENILVSPEGRAFLMDFGCGTWAGAAPLTEGLLAPGTKIYRSPQALRFHWNHRRSAHAHYQATPADDVYALGVTAYRLCTGVYPPLATAASLVGDDARDTQEVLVPPSQLKPLAPALEGLILRMLSDRPQDRGSAGELAAAMEAAAATAGAEADVPLNLPSRSSKVTSPPAAVPRHEGSWPAVLLALTVGCLLLMAEHVKWEGLWASPSLLEDGGTRGVADTALEGFPTSSVAQEPQPRGLSLDMLKEPLPGQRRPPCPRWQVSIRGGCWFEVLQASPPCGESAYDWKGACYSPVLAPPRPSTSDTP, from the coding sequence ATGGACGAGCTGATTCCCGAGGCGCTTCCGGACGGGACCGTCCTGGGACCGTGGAAAGTGGATGGACGCGCGGGCTACGGCACGTATGGCGCGGTTTATCGGGCCCACCGGACGGGACGGCTATTCCCCCCGCCGGTGGCCCTCAAAGTGGCGCGCTATCCGGACGATTCACGCTTCGACCGTGAGGCGGAACTGCTCTCCCGGATCCAGCACCCCGGCGTCCCTCGCCTCCTGGGGCGGGGCGTCTGGAAAGGAGGTCCTAACGGAGACAGGCACCCCTACGTGGTGATGCAGTGGGTGGAAGGCATCCGGCTGTATGACTGGGGGAAAGAGCGGTCCTTTACGTCCCGCCAAGTGCTGCGGGTGCTGGCCCAGGCGGCGCGGGCGCTGGAGGCGACCCATGCGGTTCAAGGGCTGCACCGGGATATGAAGGGAGAAAATATCCTGGTGAGCCCCGAGGGCCGCGCCTTCCTCATGGATTTCGGGTGTGGCACCTGGGCAGGGGCGGCCCCGCTCACCGAGGGGCTGTTGGCTCCTGGCACCAAGATCTACCGCAGCCCTCAGGCGCTGCGGTTCCACTGGAACCATCGCCGCTCGGCCCATGCCCATTACCAGGCCACACCCGCGGATGACGTGTATGCGCTGGGAGTGACAGCCTATCGCCTGTGCACGGGCGTCTACCCGCCCCTGGCGACGGCCGCCTCTCTCGTAGGCGATGATGCACGAGACACCCAGGAGGTGCTGGTGCCTCCGAGTCAGCTCAAGCCGCTGGCGCCCGCCTTGGAGGGCCTCATTCTCCGCATGCTTTCCGACAGGCCCCAGGATCGAGGCAGCGCGGGTGAACTGGCCGCAGCCATGGAAGCTGCGGCAGCAACCGCTGGGGCTGAAGCCGATGTGCCATTGAACCTGCCGAGCAGGTCCTCGAAAGTCACGAGCCCACCCGCTGCGGTCCCTCGCCACGAGGGAAGCTGGCCCGCCGTACTCCTCGCCTTGACCGTTGGGTGTCTCCTCCTGATGGCGGAACACGTGAAGTGGGAGGGGCTCTGGGCGTCTCCTTCTCTCCTGGAGGATGGCGGGACCCGGGGCGTGGCGGACACAGCCCTGGAAGGGTTTCCGACGTCCAGCGTGGCGCAGGAGCCCCAGCCAAGAGGGTTGAGCCTCGACATGTTGAAGGAGCCTCTCCCGGGCCAACGCCGCCCGCCGTGCCCTCGCTGGCAGGTCAGCATCCGGGGAGGCTGTTGGTTCGAAGTCCTGCAAGCCTCCCCCCCCTGCGGAGAGAGCGCTTACGACTGGAAAGGGGCCTGTTACTCCCCTGTGCTCGCACCGCCACGGCCCAGCACCTCGGACACACCGTAG
- a CDS encoding SRPBCC family protein — MAASDTDRIEKKILLRAPRARVWRALSDAAEFGTWFGVKLEGTFAPGARITGKVLHPDYAHVPFELTIERMEPERLLSWRAPPHPVEQGKDYSDEPTTLVVFELEDVPGGTMLTVVESGFDGVPLSRRAEAYRGNEEGWRIQMGNIERYVSQAA; from the coding sequence ATGGCTGCGTCAGACACGGACCGTATCGAGAAGAAGATCCTGCTGCGTGCACCCCGCGCCCGCGTCTGGCGCGCGCTCTCGGATGCCGCGGAGTTCGGCACCTGGTTTGGGGTGAAGCTGGAGGGCACCTTCGCACCGGGGGCACGGATCACGGGAAAAGTCCTGCACCCCGATTACGCGCACGTGCCGTTCGAGCTCACCATCGAGCGGATGGAGCCTGAACGATTGCTCTCCTGGCGTGCGCCCCCGCACCCCGTCGAGCAGGGCAAGGATTACTCCGACGAACCCACGACCCTTGTGGTGTTTGAACTGGAGGACGTGCCGGGGGGGACGATGCTCACGGTGGTGGAGTCCGGCTTTGATGGGGTTCCGCTCTCGCGGCGCGCGGAGGCATACCGGGGAAATGAAGAGGGGTGGAGGATCCAGATGGGGAACATCGAGCGGTATGTCAGCCAGGCGGCCTAG
- a CDS encoding ArsR/SmtB family transcription factor, translated as MESGLKHSAPIFAALGDETRLRLVARLCADGPQSIARLTGGAGVTRQAITKHLHVLAEAGIVRSLRQGRESIWELEPRQLEEARRCLDQISQQWDDALGRLKLFVESP; from the coding sequence ATGGAGAGCGGACTGAAGCACTCCGCTCCCATCTTTGCCGCGCTCGGAGACGAGACGCGGCTGAGGTTGGTGGCACGCCTCTGTGCGGACGGGCCCCAGTCCATCGCACGCCTCACTGGCGGAGCAGGCGTCACCCGGCAGGCCATCACCAAACACCTGCACGTGCTGGCCGAGGCGGGAATCGTCCGGAGCCTTCGCCAGGGCCGGGAGAGCATCTGGGAGCTCGAACCGCGGCAGCTCGAGGAGGCACGCCGCTGCTTGGATCAAATCTCGCAGCAGTGGGACGATGCGCTGGGGCGGCTGAAGCTGTTCGTCGAGAGCCCGTGA
- a CDS encoding VOC family protein translates to MSKITPCLWFNGQAEEAANFYTSLLPHSRVDKVMRSPADNPSTPAGGVLTVEFTLAGQPFIGLNGGPQFPFTEAVSFSIDCEDQAEVDRLWDALTQGGGSPSQCGWLKDRFGLSWQIVPRALPKMLSDPDREAAGRAMQAMMRMGKIDIAGIERAFKAR, encoded by the coding sequence ATGTCCAAGATCACCCCATGCCTCTGGTTCAACGGACAGGCCGAGGAGGCCGCGAACTTTTATACCTCCTTGTTGCCCCATTCCCGGGTCGACAAGGTGATGCGCTCGCCGGCCGACAATCCGAGCACCCCCGCGGGAGGGGTGCTGACGGTCGAGTTCACGCTCGCCGGTCAACCGTTCATCGGCCTCAACGGAGGCCCCCAATTTCCGTTCACTGAGGCTGTGTCCTTCTCCATCGATTGCGAGGATCAGGCCGAGGTGGACCGGCTGTGGGATGCGCTGACGCAAGGCGGCGGCTCGCCCAGCCAGTGCGGATGGCTCAAGGACCGGTTCGGTCTGTCGTGGCAGATCGTCCCGCGGGCGCTCCCCAAGATGCTGAGCGATCCCGACCGCGAAGCTGCGGGGCGTGCCATGCAAGCGATGATGCGCATGGGAAAGATCGACATCGCGGGCATCGAGCGTGCTTTCAAGGCCAGGTAG
- a CDS encoding VOC family protein, whose amino-acid sequence MFDHVKFGVSDYAASKAFFVKALEPLGVAVLAEGVPTYGVELGGKGIPSLCLFQTEEKPAHLHLAFMAENREQVDAFYRAALEAGGKDNGAPGLRPKYHANYYAAFVIAPDGHNIEAVYHEPET is encoded by the coding sequence ATGTTCGACCACGTCAAATTCGGCGTCAGCGACTACGCAGCAAGCAAAGCTTTCTTCGTCAAGGCGCTCGAACCGCTCGGCGTAGCCGTCCTCGCGGAGGGCGTACCGACGTACGGTGTCGAACTTGGCGGAAAGGGCATCCCTTCCTTGTGCCTGTTCCAGACCGAAGAAAAGCCGGCGCATCTCCACCTGGCGTTCATGGCCGAGAATCGCGAACAGGTCGACGCGTTCTATCGCGCAGCACTGGAGGCGGGCGGCAAGGATAACGGTGCGCCCGGGCTGCGCCCGAAGTATCACGCGAACTACTATGCGGCTTTCGTCATTGCGCCGGACGGGCACAATATTGAAGCAGTTTACCACGAGCCGGAGACCTGA